From one Musa acuminata AAA Group cultivar baxijiao chromosome BXJ2-6, Cavendish_Baxijiao_AAA, whole genome shotgun sequence genomic stretch:
- the LOC135613995 gene encoding transcription repressor OFP1-like, with translation MGWRRNQHHQQQQEQERRKQEENKTKKTKKKKKKKKKLNSTSSSFSFSSVLPFSWLAKLKPKRRTAPVVVPPGAVFTPPPSPSPPDPQLDPLAYCSAAPGRLSVGEDGGGSRPRITPAAARQRSARHHSVGDLEITLGHIIPFSRRSTRRWVESDSGSDASGCDLGLGRRPPRPRRSTRTTVVYTSDQRVDTDGRDGLPRRSFGGKIQHRAKVRVRSPRAAAAKAEVERMKAAARRAEGKRKGLERFAVVKCSRDPQRDFRESMVEMIRQKGIGRPEEMERLLACYLSLNSDEHHDVIVKVFRQVSFELSQSPIDGIDGSSDQC, from the coding sequence ATGGGATGGAGAAGAAATCAACATCATCAACAGCAGCAAGAACAAGAACGACGAAAGCAGGAGGAGAATAAGACGAAGAagactaagaagaagaagaagaagaagaagaagctgaacTCGACTTCCTCGAGCTTTTCTTTCTCCAGCGTTCTTCCTTTCTCTTGGCTCGCTAAACTCAAGCCCAAGAGAAGAACCGCACCCGTTGTCGTGCCACCTGGCGCCGTCTTCACCCCTCCGCCTTCTCCTTCCCCGCCTGATCCCCAGCTCGATCCCCTCGCCTACTGCTCCGCCGCCCCCGGCCGCCTCTCCGTTGGGGAGGATGGCGGTGGCTCCCGACCGAGGATCACTCCCGCGGCGGCGCGCCAGCGGTCCGCCCGGCACCACTCGGTGGGCGATCTCGAGATCACCCTTGGCCACATCATCCCGTTCTCCCGGCGGTCCACGAGGCGGTGGGTCGAGTCGGACTCCGGGAGCGACGCGTCGGGGTGCGATCTCGGCCTCGGCCGGCGCCCCCCGCGGCCGCGGCGGAGCACGAGGACCACGGTGGTATATACTTCGGATCAGCGGGTCGACACCGATGGCAGGGATGGGCTCCCACGGCGATCGTTCGGCGGGAAGATCCAGCATAGAGCCAAGGTTAGGGTACGCTCGCCGCGCGCGGCAGCGGCAAAGGCGGAGGTGGAGAGGATGAAGGCGGCTGCGAGGAGGGCGGAGGGGAAGAGGAAGGGCTTGGAGAGGTTCGCGGTCGTGAAGTGCTCGCGCGACCCGCAGAGGGACTTCAGGGagtcgatggtggagatgatacgGCAGAAAGGGATCGGACGGCCGGAAGAGATGGAGAGACTGCTCGCGTGCTACCTCTCCCTCAACTCCGACGAGCACCACGACGTCATCGTCAAAGTGTTCCGCCAGGTCTCGTTCGAGTTGAGCCAGAGTCCAATTGACGGCATTGATGGATCCAGTGACCAATGTTGA